The Dioscorea cayenensis subsp. rotundata cultivar TDr96_F1 chromosome 16, TDr96_F1_v2_PseudoChromosome.rev07_lg8_w22 25.fasta, whole genome shotgun sequence sequence ttgcataaataataaatatgtgtaCGTATAGGACTCTGTTGTTGTTGATTATGAATTTTGGACTATCAAGCATTATATATAAGCCactgttattttttattgtgaattttGGACTATCAAACATTCTACATAAGTCACCAATACTCTTGATTATGGATTTTGGACTATCAAACGTTCTATGTAAGTCACTGTCATTCTTGATTATGAATTTTGGACTATCATACATCACCCTTTAATTGATTAAGCTCATATATCCGCTTTGTTTATTTCTTCTTAATAATGTTGCTAACTGTTTCTTGTATACAGTATCATTGTAAATTCTTCACAGTTGATTTAGCTTTGTTTCTTGTTGCACTTGAACATATCATAGTTATATACACCTACCATAAGAAGGGAAAAATACAATATTGATTAAACTAATATATCAACCAGGCAAGATCAATCAAAGAAGCCATTGAGGATATGGGTTACCAAGTTGATCAATTCCCAGAACAAGTAATAGAAGTCTGTCGTCTTCGAATTAAGGGAATGGCATGCACCAGCTGTTCAGAATCTGTGGAGCGAGCACTTCTTATGGCTAATGGAGTAAAAAAGGCTGTTGTTGGCCTTGCTCTTGAAGAAGCAAAGATCCATTTTGATCCTAACTTAACTGATGCCAATCACTTGATAGAGGCTGTTGAGGATGCTGGGTTTGAAGCTGATCTGATTAGCTCTGGGGATGATGTGAATAAAGTGCATTTAAGAATTGAAGGTCTTCAATCTTCAGAAGATGCAATCCTTATTCAGTCATCTCTTAAGGCACTTGAAGGTGTGAATCATGTtcaaatggatgaggaaggTCAGAAAATTACAATTTCTTATGACCCTGATTTCACTGGTCCAAGATCGCTTCTTCGGTGCATTCAAGAAGCAGCACGCAACCCAAATCAATACCATGTTAGCTTGTATACCCCTTCTCGGCAAAGGGAAACAGAAAGGCAGCATGAAATTAAGGGTTATAGGAACCAATTTCTATGGAGTTGCTTATTCTCATTTCCTGTTTTTATCTTCTCCATGGTGCTTCCTATGATTCCTTCTTATGGGGATTGGTTAGATGGCAAAGTATACAACAATCTGACTATTGGACTGTTACTGAGGTGGACTTTCTGCACACCAGTACAGTTCATTATTGGGTGGAGGTATGAGATTATTGCATTTGTAAGAGTTACTTTTCCTACTAACCTAATTAAGATTTTGTGACCAAGATGTGCTTCATTACAGTTTACTGGATTGCTGCTATGACGgatgtgtttattgttttttttttctcaaagaaAATGAATTCTCATATTTCCCTTTTTTGTTAGAACTTGATATAACTTTGCTATTATTTTGTGTCTTGTTCTCTTTGACATGGCTCTCTAAAATTCCATGCTTTACTTCTTTTGGTTGATTTAAAAGTTATCTTCTTCCAATGGTTTTGTCATAATGTTGATTAATTTGTGGCGTTGTATTCAGGTTTTATATTGGAACTTATCATGCTCTTCGGCAAGTTTCAGCTAATATGGATGTTCTTGTTGCTATGGGGACAAATGCTGCATATTTTTACTCTGTATATGTTGCGATAAAAGCATTTACCTCAAGTTCATTTGAGGGACAAGATTTCTTTGAAACAAGTGCTATGTTGatatcttttattcttcttgGAAAATATTTGGAGGTTGTGGCAAAAGGGAAGACGTCAGATGCTTTGGCAAAGTTGACAGAGCTGGCTCCCGATACAGCTGTTTTGCTAAATTTTGATGCAGATGGCAAAGTTATATCAGAAATGGAAATAAGCACTCAGTTGCTTCAAAGAAATGATGTGATAAAGATTGTCCCAGGTGCAAAAGTACCAACTGATGGGATTGTTGTAGAGGGTCAGAGTCGTGTCAATGAGAGCATGATCACAGGAGAAGCAAGGGCTATTTCTAAGAAACCAGGGGACAAGGTATGTGGTAGTATTTATATCTATGTCTATTTGCAATTTCAAATACTGTCTATTATTTTGTGATTCATATGCTTTGATCAGGTTATTGGTGGAACAGTCAATGAATATGGATGCATATTAGTCAAGGCTACTCATGTGGGGTCTGATACTGCTCTGTCTCAGATAGTTCAGCTAGTCGAAGCCGCTCAACTTTCAAGGGCACCCGTTCAAAGATTGGCAGATAAAATATCCAGAATTTTTGTTCCAACTGTGAGTACTTTCTATTCCTGAAATTTACAACTTTGTTGGTTATTCATTTACAAGCTCAAGGTAGTGAGATTGGAAAATTAATTCTCAACTTACCATGGAGGTATGGTGATATTATTATCCCAAACATGACCTTCATATGTAGTGCATGTTCATTTCTTGCACTATTGTCTATATCGTCAGTGATGAAATATTGCCAAGGTGGAGTCTTTCTCTGAAAGGGATATTTTTGGCATTTGGCATTTGGCATTTTGACATTTTTAGTTGTGCTTCCCTCAGAAAGGATCCCATGGTAGGAACATTTGGAGATTGAAACTCTGAACTTTATTGTATTGATTAAGACTCAAATTGATTCTAGTTTGGAAGCCCAAGGCTGGTTTTAGGAGGTGCACATAAAACAACATATGTATTGATGTTTTCACGTGTCCTGAGAACTGCAAGACCCTATACTAACAATTTGTTATTGCTGAACCGTTATCGTCTCTTCCCCACTATCCACTTAGGAATTTAGACAGACAGAGGCAAACTTGAAGATTCCTGTAGTTTTTGGCCCGAAATAAAAAATCTTTCCATTTTATGTACCTATATTTTAGAGAAAGTCTCCCAACTAGGTTTGAAAATGGATTGATTATAGAATTACTGTACTTACAGAAATCAGTTGAAGCATTTTCTTCATCGTAACTTCTCTCTTTCAAATCTATGTCTACAGGTTGTGGTAGCGGCGTTTCTTACATGGCTTGGTTGGTTCATAACAGGAGAAGTGCACCTTTACCCACGTAGTTGGATCCCTAAA is a genomic window containing:
- the LOC120279036 gene encoding copper-transporting ATPase HMA4-like, which produces MEQNGEVGLETPLLQDSGSASLNHSQDGWKIKQNTRKLIFKIQGIECASCAVSIESMVGSMDGIDNIAVSPLQGQAVIIYKPEITNARSIKEAIEDMGYQVDQFPEQVIEVCRLRIKGMACTSCSESVERALLMANGVKKAVVGLALEEAKIHFDPNLTDANHLIEAVEDAGFEADLISSGDDVNKVHLRIEGLQSSEDAILIQSSLKALEGVNHVQMDEEGQKITISYDPDFTGPRSLLRCIQEAARNPNQYHVSLYTPSRQRETERQHEIKGYRNQFLWSCLFSFPVFIFSMVLPMIPSYGDWLDGKVYNNLTIGLLLRWTFCTPVQFIIGWRFYIGTYHALRQVSANMDVLVAMGTNAAYFYSVYVAIKAFTSSSFEGQDFFETSAMLISFILLGKYLEVVAKGKTSDALAKLTELAPDTAVLLNFDADGKVISEMEISTQLLQRNDVIKIVPGAKVPTDGIVVEGQSRVNESMITGEARAISKKPGDKVIGGTVNEYGCILVKATHVGSDTALSQIVQLVEAAQLSRAPVQRLADKISRIFVPTVVVAAFLTWLGWFITGEVHLYPRSWIPKDMDGFELALQFGISVLVVACPCALGLATPTAVMVATGKGASQGVLIKGGNALENAHKVKAVIFDKTGTLTVGKPAVVNTMVFSNTPLLELCDLAAAAEANSEHPFAKAIVEYTKKLHEQYGIHTNHIVESRDFEVHPGAGVSAKVGDRTVLVGNKRLMLAFQVPVSPEVQAYVSDTEHLARTCVLVAVDGVLCGAFAVSDPLKPEAGRVVSFLNSMSILSIMVTGDNQATATAIANEVGISRVYAETDPVGKADRIKELQMKGLTVAMVGDGINDSPALAAADVGMAIGAGTNIAIEAADVVLMKSNLEDVVTAIDLSKKTLSRIRLNYVWALGYNILGMPVAAGVLFPFTRIRLPPWLAGACMAASSLSVVCSSLLLQSYKKPLQVEHSEKPEDSSNKV